From a region of the Oncorhynchus tshawytscha isolate Ot180627B linkage group LG14, Otsh_v2.0, whole genome shotgun sequence genome:
- the LOC121839207 gene encoding LOW QUALITY PROTEIN: serine/threonine-protein phosphatase 2A regulatory subunit B'' subunit alpha-like (The sequence of the model RefSeq protein was modified relative to this genomic sequence to represent the inferred CDS: deleted 1 base in 1 codon), giving the protein MTRLSSYLRKLPLELEGAGDDDIDRLLMDLECLSQSMGRERDRAEGSVEGLGDEEDRALLLRILESIESFAQELVDSGGSPGNTGKTGAQSKEKEVMRLLQDTLATAAKTDTLTQAKLPGSPPAGWTCIHACTQTYIWCCIHACTQTYIWCCIHACTQTYIWCCIHACTQTYIWCCIHACTQTYIWCCIHACTQTYIWCCIHACTQTYIWCCIHACTQTYIWCCIHACTQTYIWCCIHACTQTYIWCCIHACTQTYIWCCIHACTQTYSWSCSTPAPRLYICALQPAPRHIWSLFLHPVQLELSLSPPSSAPTPVPVPVPVPVPTTLAESSLPTPVPLPTVVPTPVPPPTVVPTPVPPPTVVPTPVPPPTVVPTPVPPPTVVSTPSEAAARRKHPPVADLTAVLTTTATPPPAVTPVPSPVPPPTPSPVPPPTHTPGEAPVATIAAPPVAVRHPIAPSDVVALRDIGSTLLIQQTPEVIRVQSNKQDKKSGTPPPAPSPPPPTFPPPPLPPPPPPHSSRPPPPPPPPPPPPALNIPRFYYPRGLPGATKVNHDAAITAIETAFTEFEEEKADIYEMGKIAKACGCPLYWKAAMFNGAGGERTGFVSVHSFIATWRKLLHSCYDDSSKFIYLLAKPGCSYLDQEDFIPLLQDIVDTHPGLTFLKDAPEFHSRYITTVIQRIFYVVNRSWTGRITMTELRRSNFLQTLALLEEEDDINQITDYFSYEHFYVIYCKFWELDTDHDLYIDPKDLARYNDHASSSRIIERLFYTVTLRGSSVQREGRMSYAEFSWFLISEEDKKSPTSIEYWFRCMDTDGDGVLSMFELEYFYEEQCSRMEGMGIEPLPFTDLLCQMLDLVKPESQGKITLSDLKRCRMAHIFFDTFFNLEKYLDHEQRDPFALQKDIDNECPEPSDWDKYASEEYEILVAEETANEQLHEGTFDDDYEEAELPVQGEMVGNKMDKLLISDLSA; this is encoded by the exons ATGACCAGACTGAGCTCCTATCTGAGGAAACTGCCTCTAGAGCTGGAgggggctgg AGACGACGACATCGACAGGCTTCTGATGGACTTGGAGTGTCTGTCGCAGAGCATGGGTCGGGAGAGAGAccga GCAGAGGGCAGCGTGGAGGGGCTaggagatgaggaggacagggccctgctgctgaggatcCTGGAGAGCATTGAGAGCTTTGCCCAGGAGCTGGTGGACTCTGGGGGTAGTCCTGGGAACACTGGGAAGACTGGGGCTCAGAGCAAAGAGAAGGAGGTGATGAGACTCCTACAGGACACTCTGGCTACTGCAGCCAAGACTGACACTCTGACGCAGGCCAAACTACCTGGATCTCCACCCGCTGG ATGGACCTGTATCCACGCCTGCACCCAGACTTACATCTGGTGCTGTATCCACGCCTGCACCCAGACTTACATCTGGTGCTGTATCCACGCCTGCACCCAGACTTACATCTGGTGCTGTATCCACGCCTGCACCCAGACTTACATCTGGTGCTGTATCCACGCCTGCACCCAGACTTACATCTGGTGCTGTATCCACGCCTGCACCCAGACCTACATCTGGTGCTGTATCCACGCCTGCACCCAGACCTACATCTGGTGCTGTATCCACGCCTGCACCCAGACTTACATCTGGTGCTGTATCCACGCCTGCACCCAGACCTACATCTGGTGCTGTATCCACGCCTGCACCCAGACTTACATCTGGTGCTGTATCCACGCCTGCACCCAGACATACATCTGGTGCTGTATCCACGCCTGCACCCAGACTTACAGCTGGAGCTGTTCCACGCCTGCACCCAGACTCTACATCTGTGCTCTTCAGCCTGCACCCAGACACATCTGGTCCCTGTTCCTGCACCCAGTACAGCTGGAGCTGTCCCTGTCCCCACCCTCTTCAGCTCCCAcacctgtccctgttcctgtccctgtccctgtccccacaACCCTAGCAGAGTCTTCCCTACCCACACCTGTTCCACTACCTACAGTCGTACCCACACCTGTTCCACCACCTACAGTCGTACCCACACCTGTTCCACCACCTACAGTCGTACCCACACCTGTTCCACCACCTACAGTCGTACCCACACCTGTTCCACCACCTACAGTCGTATCCACACCTTCAGAAGCAGCTGCTAGACGTAAACATCCACCTGTAGCTGACCTGACAGCTGTACTTACCACCACGGCCACCCCTCCACCGGCTGTAACacctgtcccctcccctgtcccgcCCCCTACACCCTCCCCTGTCCcgccccctacacacacacctggagaggCACCTGTTGCAACCATCGCTGCTCCTCCTGTTGCCGTGAGACACCCGATTGCCCCTAGCGATGTGGTTGCCCTGAGAGACATCGGCTCAACGCTGCTCATCCAGCAGACGCCCGAGGTGATCAGA gtccagTCCAACAAGCAAGATAAGAAATCTGGCACCCCTcctccagcccct tctcccccaccccctacgTTTCCCCCCCCACcgctcccccctcctccccccccccactccagtcgtcctccccctcctcctccacctcccccacctccccctgccCTCAACATTCCCCGCTTCTACTACCCTCGAGGGTTACCGGGGGCAACAAAAGTTAACCACGATGCGGCCATCACTGCCATAGAAACAGCCTTCACAGAGTTTGAGGAGGAGAAGGCTGATATTTACGAGATGGGCAAGATCGCTAAg GCATGTGGCTGTCCTCTGTACTGGAAGGCAGCCATGTTTAACggagcgggaggagagaggaccGGCTTCGTCTCTGTTCACTCCTTCATCGCTACCTGGAGAAA gttGTTACATAGTTGCTATGACGATTCGTCTAAGTTTATCTACCTCCTGGCGAAGCCTGGCTGTTCCTACCTGGACCAGGAGGACTTCATACCTTTATTACAG gacATAGTGGACACCCACCCGGGACTGACGTTCTTGAAGGATGCCCCAGAATTCCATTCCCGTTACATCACCACC GTGATTCAGCGGATATTCTATGTGGTCAACCGCTCGTGGACGGGTCGCATCACCATGACGGAACTACGCAGGAGCAACTTCCTGCAG accctgGCCCTGTtggaagaggaggatgatatCAACCAGATAACAGATTATTTCTCTTATGAGCATTTCTATGTGATCTACTGTAAGTTCTGGGAGTTGGACACGGACCACGACCTTTACATTGACCCTAAGGACCTGGCTCGTTACAACGACCACG CATCCTCAAGCAGAATCATTGAGAGGTTGTTCTACACGGTAA ctctcaggggtagctcagtgcagagagaagggaggatgaGTTATGCAGAGTTCAGCTGGTTCCTCATCTCAGAGGAAGACAAGAAAAGCCCTACCAG TATAGAGTACTGGTTCAGGTGTATGGACACAGATGGGGACGGTGTGTTGTCTATGTTTGAGTTGGAGTACTTCTATGAGGAGCAGTGTAGTAGGATGGAGGGGATGGGCATTGAACCCCTACCCTTCACAGACCTGCTCTGTCAGATGCTAGACCTTGTCAAACCTGAaagccaag gtaagATAACCCTGTCTGATCTGAAGAGGTGTAGGATGGCTCATATATTCTTCGACACGTTCTTCAACCTGGAGAAATACCTGGACCACGAGCAGAGAGACCCCTTCGCTTTGCAGAAG gacATAGACAACGAGTGTCCAGAGCCTTCAGACTGGGATAAATACGCTTCAGAGGAATATGAGATCCTGGTGGCGGAGGAGACGGCTAACGAACAGCTGCATGaggg GACGTTTGATGATGACTATGAGGAGGCGGAGCTTCCTGTTCAAGGAGAGATGGTTGGGAATAAGATGGATAAGCTGCTCATATCAGATCTGTCAGCATGA
- the LOC121839240 gene encoding serine/threonine-protein phosphatase 2A regulatory subunit B'' subunit alpha-like, whose translation MAAAYRVVVSSVSCYSSVVVDRRAQSHAVHYCSGSCGALSQGLDCTVVHRSTCSELLTAPSHTHVHTQPDPSHTFTHNLTRNANSSHQIPNSCKFSITSSIGSFGVPNDPNSVYGVVGEDSPPWRGKKANTTTTTTSSGPDRPLQSSASLKDITGEAINLASGKLKEFSFEKLRLSTSHVTFRKGRKVRPDSYSRRSTDLDIVYGHFTGNVGGTGNGTITGNGNANDENLPPFSDTIKVLKGLSPASITAGAGLYPQPAYPVSPGPGAGPPVAYPVPALVPWRRG comes from the coding sequence ATGGCAGCAGCCTATCGAGTGGTAGTGAGCAGTGTTAGTTGCTACAGCAGCGTGGTGGTGGACCGTCGGGCTCAGAGTCACGCGGTGCACTACTGCTCCGGGTCATGTGGGGCGCTGTCCCAGggactggactgtactgtggTCCATCGCAGCACCTGCTCCGAGCTGCTGAccgccccctcacacacacacgttcacacacagcCCGACccctcacacacattcacacacaaccTGACCCGAAATGCGAACTCTTCTCACCAAATCCCCAACAGCTGTAAATTTAGTATCACCAGCTCTATCGGGAGTTTTGGTGTTCCTAATGATCCTaacagtgtgtatggtgtggtggggGAGGACAGTCCTCCATGGCGAGGTAAGAAGgccaacactaccaccactactaccagcTCTGGTCCTGACCGGCCTCTCCAGAGCTCTGCCAGTCTGAAGGACATCACAGGAGAAGCCATCAACCTGGCCAGTGGCAAACTCAAAGAGTTCTCCTTCGAGAAGCTCCGCCTCTCCACCAGTCATGTGACCTTCAGGAAAGGTCGCAAGGTCAGGCCGGACTCCTACAGCCGTCGGTCCACGGACCTCGACATCGTCTACGGACACTTCACCGGGAACGTCGGAGGAACGGGGAATGGGACTATTACCGGAAATGGAAATGCCAATGATGAGAACCTGCCTCCTTTCAGCGACACCATCAAAGTGCTCAAAGGCCTATCGCCTGCTAGCATCACCGCCGGGGCGGGTCTCTATCCACAACCAGCCTATCCAGTGTCTCCAGGGCCGGGGGCGGGTCCACCAGTAGCCTATCCAGTGCCTGCTCTGGTTCCTTGGAGGCGGGGCTAA